The following are encoded together in the Acidobacteriota bacterium genome:
- a CDS encoding AAA family ATPase, translating into MLNKLTIRNFKRFEEVEIELASAVVLIGPNNSGKTSAMQALALWDIGLRRWLERRSGGSAPEKRPGVTVNRRDLVAIPVPNANLLWRDLHTRHVHTVDGRQRTDNVCIDVVVEGTSSGPPADGDPEQDAAEAGGAGVAGRAWKCGLEFDYANQESFYCRPLRLERGPSPPRMPVPEEAMAVKVAYLPPMSGMASAETRLDPGSINVRIGEGRTAEVLRNLCFRIHGESPDVWADLKERIDRLFGVELDEPLYVEERGEITMRYRERGIWLDLSSSGRGLQQTLLILAYLYSNPGAILLLDEPDAHLEILRQREIYALVRELATENGSQIVAASHSEVLLAEAAGTDTVIAFVGKPHRIDDGGSQVAKALSRIGFNQYLQAELVGWVLYLEGSTDLSILKAFARRLGHEAAATALERPFVQYVGDRLSSAELHFHGLREACPGLRGIALLDKLPEKVGADDGLERQAWRKREIENYLCSRTALEGWAADSARREASGPLFEEAEAERRVEAMRASIAEVEGASAESGGPSPWDDGAKASADLMAPLFEVYARRLGQANLMSKANFHRLAEFVPEDEIDPEVVEKLDAIARVAAAGS; encoded by the coding sequence ATGCTCAACAAGCTCACGATCCGCAACTTCAAGCGCTTCGAGGAGGTCGAGATCGAGCTGGCCAGCGCGGTGGTGCTGATCGGCCCGAACAACTCGGGCAAGACCTCGGCGATGCAGGCGCTGGCGCTGTGGGACATCGGCCTGCGGCGGTGGCTGGAGCGGCGGTCGGGCGGCAGCGCGCCGGAGAAGCGGCCGGGGGTGACGGTCAACCGCCGCGACCTGGTGGCGATACCCGTTCCCAACGCCAACCTCCTGTGGCGGGATCTGCACACGCGCCACGTCCACACCGTCGACGGCCGGCAGCGGACCGACAACGTCTGCATCGACGTGGTCGTCGAGGGCACGAGTTCCGGGCCGCCGGCCGACGGCGACCCGGAGCAGGACGCTGCCGAGGCCGGAGGGGCTGGTGTAGCCGGGCGTGCCTGGAAGTGCGGGCTCGAGTTCGACTACGCGAACCAGGAGTCCTTCTACTGCCGGCCGTTGCGGCTCGAACGGGGCCCGTCGCCGCCGCGGATGCCGGTGCCGGAGGAGGCCATGGCAGTGAAGGTCGCCTACCTGCCGCCGATGTCGGGCATGGCGTCGGCGGAAACGCGCCTCGACCCGGGGTCGATCAACGTCCGGATCGGCGAGGGCCGCACGGCCGAAGTGCTGCGCAACCTCTGCTTCCGGATCCATGGCGAGAGCCCGGACGTCTGGGCCGACCTGAAGGAACGGATCGACCGGCTGTTCGGCGTCGAACTGGACGAGCCGCTCTACGTCGAGGAGCGCGGCGAGATCACGATGCGTTACCGGGAACGGGGCATCTGGCTCGACCTCTCCTCCAGCGGCCGGGGGCTCCAGCAGACTCTGCTCATCCTCGCCTACCTGTACTCGAACCCCGGCGCGATCCTGCTTCTCGACGAGCCGGACGCCCACCTGGAGATTCTCCGCCAGCGGGAGATCTACGCGCTCGTCCGTGAACTCGCGACCGAGAACGGCAGCCAGATCGTGGCCGCCAGCCACTCCGAGGTGCTGCTCGCGGAAGCGGCCGGGACGGACACGGTGATCGCCTTCGTGGGCAAGCCGCACCGGATCGACGACGGCGGCAGCCAGGTCGCCAAGGCGCTGTCGCGGATCGGCTTCAACCAGTACCTCCAGGCGGAACTGGTCGGTTGGGTGCTCTATCTCGAGGGGTCGACGGACCTCTCGATCCTCAAGGCCTTCGCCCGGCGTCTTGGTCACGAAGCCGCCGCGACGGCGCTCGAGCGACCCTTCGTGCAGTACGTCGGCGACCGGCTCTCGAGCGCCGAACTCCACTTCCACGGTCTGCGCGAAGCCTGCCCGGGCCTTCGCGGCATCGCGCTGCTCGACAAGCTGCCGGAGAAGGTGGGCGCGGATGACGGGCTGGAGCGGCAGGCCTGGCGCAAGCGGGAGATCGAGAACTACCTGTGCTCGCGGACGGCCCTCGAGGGTTGGGCCGCCGACAGCGCCCGGCGAGAGGCGTCCGGCCCGCTGTTCGAGGAGGCCGAGGCCGAGCGCCGCGTCGAGGCGATGCGGGCTTCGATCGCGGAGGTCGAGGGAGCCTCGGCGGAGAGCGGTGGGCCGTCGCCGTGGGACGACGGAGCGAAGGCCAGCGCGGACCTCATGGCGCCGCTGTTCGAGGTCTACGCCCGCCGGCTCGGTCAGGCGAACCTGATGTCGAAGGCGAACTTCCACCGGCTGGCCGAGTTCGTGCCGGAAGACGAGATCGATCCGGAAGTCGTGGAGAAGCTGGACGCCATCGCGCGCGTCGCGGCGGCCGGCTCGTGA
- a CDS encoding sulfatase-like hydrolase/transferase codes for MLAPVALLALLGCAPPAADETGADAEPQAPRPNILFLFADDQRADTIGAWGNDLIDTPNLDRLVAEGWSFRRNYVFGSNSGAVCVPSRAMVLTGRSWMRSPNRMEGVPTLPRLLESAGYRTFITGKWHNGEEALLRAFDRGTAIYLGGMADHTQTEVQDIENGGMVRRRVGEGFSSELFADAVIEFLDEQAAAEASGEPGHPFFAYVPFTAPHDPRQPPPEYRERYYQRNLPLPANYMPQHPFDNGALILRDENLAAWPRTEDVIRDQLAEYYGLITHLDDQVGRILARLDENGQAGNTIVVYAADHGLSVGSHGLLGKQNLYEHSMRCPLIIRGPGIPHGTTDAFTYLYDLFPTLLARGAVAEPPGIDGRDLTPLWSGGDPTWRKSLFLPYRDVMRAVRDDRYKLIVYPNVNHRQLFDLSEDPDELTNLIADRDHVETAALLEALLEGWQTAMGDTVPLSVPDPVPLRRDLTGTEREPDRWQPEWIVEKYFDD; via the coding sequence ATGTTGGCGCCCGTCGCGCTTCTGGCCCTGCTCGGCTGTGCGCCGCCAGCGGCCGACGAAACCGGCGCCGATGCCGAGCCCCAGGCGCCGCGGCCGAACATCCTGTTCCTCTTCGCCGACGACCAGCGCGCCGACACGATCGGCGCCTGGGGCAACGACCTGATCGACACCCCGAACCTGGATCGCCTGGTGGCCGAGGGCTGGAGCTTCCGGCGCAACTACGTCTTCGGCTCGAACAGCGGCGCCGTCTGCGTGCCGAGCCGGGCGATGGTGCTGACCGGACGAAGCTGGATGCGCTCGCCGAACAGGATGGAGGGCGTGCCGACCCTGCCCCGGTTGCTCGAGTCCGCGGGCTACCGCACGTTCATCACGGGCAAGTGGCACAACGGCGAAGAGGCGCTGCTGCGCGCCTTCGATCGCGGCACGGCGATCTACCTGGGCGGCATGGCGGATCACACGCAGACCGAGGTCCAGGACATCGAGAACGGCGGCATGGTGCGCCGGCGGGTGGGGGAGGGGTTCTCCAGCGAGCTCTTCGCCGACGCCGTGATCGAGTTTCTTGACGAGCAGGCCGCGGCGGAGGCGAGCGGCGAACCGGGGCATCCGTTCTTTGCCTACGTGCCCTTCACGGCGCCTCACGATCCCCGCCAACCGCCGCCCGAGTACCGGGAGCGCTACTACCAGCGCAACCTGCCGCTGCCCGCCAACTACATGCCGCAGCACCCGTTCGACAACGGCGCCCTGATCCTCCGCGACGAGAACCTGGCCGCCTGGCCACGCACGGAGGACGTGATCCGCGACCAGCTCGCCGAGTACTACGGCCTGATCACCCACCTCGACGACCAGGTGGGCCGCATCCTCGCCAGGCTCGACGAGAACGGCCAGGCCGGGAACACGATCGTCGTCTACGCCGCCGATCATGGGCTGTCGGTCGGCAGCCACGGGTTGCTGGGCAAGCAGAACCTGTACGAACACTCCATGCGCTGCCCGCTGATCATTCGCGGCCCGGGCATCCCCCACGGAACGACCGACGCCTTCACCTACCTCTACGACCTCTTCCCGACCCTGCTCGCACGGGGCGCCGTCGCGGAACCGCCGGGAATCGACGGCCGCGACCTGACTCCCCTCTGGTCCGGCGGGGACCCGACCTGGCGAAAGAGCCTCTTCCTGCCTTACCGGGACGTGATGCGCGCGGTGCGCGACGACCGCTACAAGCTGATCGTGTACCCCAACGTGAACCACCGCCAGTTATTCGATCTCTCCGAAGACCCCGACGAACTGACGAACCTCATCGCCGATCGCGACCACGTGGAAACCGCGGCCCTCCTCGAAGCCCTCCTCGAAGGCTGGCAAACCGCCATGGGCGACACCGTGCCGCTTTCCGTTCCCGACCCGGTGCCCCTACGCCGCGATCTCACCGGCACCGAACGCGAACCCGACCGCTGGCAGCCGGAGTGGATCGTGGAGAAGTACTTCGACGACTAG